A stretch of the Malus domestica chromosome 08, GDT2T_hap1 genome encodes the following:
- the LOC103441541 gene encoding protein CELLULOSE SYNTHASE INTERACTIVE 3-like, with protein sequence MSKAPSSKPREPVSSSTSQSRDLNEPAMDDEEGTMARVAQFIEQLHASMSSLQEKELITARLLGIAKARKDARTIIGSHSQAMPLFISILRNGTPVAKVKVAATLSVLCKDEDLRLKVLLGGCIPPLLSLLKSESIEARKAAAEAIYEVSSGGLSDDHVGIKIFITEGVVPNLWNQLNPKSKQDKVVEGFVTGALRNLCGDKDGYWKATLEAGGVDIIVGLLSSDNAAAQSNAASLLARLMLAFSDSIPKVIDSGAVKALLQLVGQENDVSVRASAADALEALSSKSTGAKKAIVNADGLSVLIGAIVAPSKECMQGECGQALQGHATRALANICGGMSALILYLGELSQSPRLAAPVADIIGALAYTLMVFEHNSGADQESVNVTKIEDILVMLLKPQDNKLVQERVLEAMASLYGNNSLSSWLNHAQAKKVLIGLITMAAVDVQEYLIPSLTSLCCDGTGIWESIGKREGIQLLISLLGLSSEQHQEYAVQLLAILADQVDDSKWAITAAGGIPPLVQLLETGSQKAKEDAAHVLWNLCCHSEDIRACVESAGAIPAFLWLLKSGGSRGQEASAKALTKLVPRADSATINQLLALLLGDSPSSKAHTIRVLGHVLIMASHNDLVHKGSAANKGLRSLVQVLNSSNEETQEYAASVLADLFSTRQDICDTLATDEIVHPCMKLLTSNTQGVATQSARALGALSRPMKTKTTSKMSYFAEGDVKPLIRLAKTSSIDAAETAVAALANLLSDPQIAAEALAEDVVSALIRVLGDGTSEGKKNASRALRQFLKHFPVGYVLTGNAQCCFAMLAIVDSLNALDMVGTDAADALEVVALLARTKQGVNFTYRPWSALAEVPSSLESLVRCLAEGPPPLQDKAIEILSRLCDEQPVVLGDLLIERSRSLGSLANRVMNSSSLEIRVGGAALLICAAKEYKQKAMEVLDVSGYLKLLVYALVDMMKQNSSCSSLEIEVRTPRGFIERTAFHKGDEFDVPDPAIVLGGTVALWLLCIIGSFHAKSKLTIMEAGGLEVLSDKLACYTSNPQAEYEDTEGIWISALLLAILFEDANVVLSPVTMCIIPSLALLLRSDEMIDRFFAAQSMASLVSNGSKGIILALANSGAVAGLITLIGYIESDVPNLVTLSEEFSLVRNPDQVVLEYLFYFEDVRVGSTARKSIPLLVDLLRPMPERPGAPPFAVKLLTRIANGSDTNKLIMGEAGALDALTKYLSLSPQDSTEATITELFRILFSNPDIIRYEASASSLNQLIAVLRLGSRTARYSAARALHELFDAENIRDSDLARQSIQPLVDMLNAASESEQEAALVALIKLTSGNSSKAAFFTDGQGNPLESLYKILSSASSLELRRIAAQLCCTLFDNTEVRASAIASECVEPLISLMHSDTTTAVEAGVCAFEKLLDDEHRVELAMAYNVVDLLVGLVSGTSMLLIEASVCSLIKLGKDRTPCKLDMVNAGIIDKCLELLPAAPSSLCSSVAELFRILTNSNAIARSLGAAQIVEPLFIVLQRPDFNLWGQHSALQALVNILEKPQSLATLKLTPSQVIEPLISFLESPSQAIQQLGTELLSHLLAQEHFQQDITTKNAVVPLVQLAGIGILNLQQTAVKALEKISTSWPRAVADAGGIFELGKVIIQDDPQPPHALWESAALVLSNVLRFNAEYYFKVPVVVLVKMLHSTLDSTITVALNALLVHERNDNLSAEQMTDGGAIEALLDLLRSHQCEEASGRLLEALFNNVRIRQMKVSQYAIAPLSQYLLDPQTKSQSGKLLAALALGDLSQHEGLARARDSVSACRALISLLEEQPTEEMKMVSICALQNFVMNSRTNRRAVAEAGGILIIQELLLSPNAETAGQAALLIKFLFSNHTLQEYVSNELIRSLTAALERELWTSATINEEVLRALHMIFVNFPKLHISEAATLCIPNLIGALKSGSDTAQDVVLDTLSLLRHSWSTMPIDIAKSQAVIAAEAIPILQMLMKTCPPSFQERADSLLHCLPGCLTVTIKRGNNLKQAMGGTNAFCRLTIGNGPPRQTKVVSHSTSPEWKESFTWAFDVPPKGQKLHIICKSKNTFGKTTLGRVTIQIDKVVSEGVYSGLFSLNHDSNKDGSSRTLEIEIIWSNRMADEET encoded by the exons ATGTCAAAAGCTCCCTCCTCTAAACCGCGAGAACCCGTATCGTCTTCTACTTCACAGTCTAG GGATTTAAATGAACCAGCAATGGATGATGAAGAAGGTACAATGGCAAGAGTTGCTCAATTTATTGAGCAACTACATGCCAGCATGTCTTCACTGCAAGAAAAAGAGCTTATTACAGCACGTTTGCTAGGTATTGCCAAAGCAAGAAAGGATGCAAGAACAATTATTGGTTCGCATTCCCAGGCAATGCCATTGTTCATAAGCATTCTCAGGAACGGCACCCCTGTGGCAAAAGTTAAGGTGGCTGCAACTCTGAGTGTCCTGTGTAAAGATGAAGACTTGCGTCTTAAAGTACTTCTAGGCGGGTGCATCCCCCCTTTACTCTCACTTTTGAAGTCCGAATCAATTGAGGCTAGGAAGGCTGCAGCAGAAGCTATATACGAAGTTTCCTCAGGTGGACTTTCAGATGATCATGTCGGCATCAAAATATTTATCACAGAAGGTGTAGTACCAAACTTGTGGAATCAACTCAATCCAAAGAGCAAGCAGGACAAAGTGGTTGAGGGATTTGTGACAGGGGCTTTGAGAAATCTTTGTGGTGACAAGGATGGTTACTGGAAAGCAACACTCGAGGCTGGTGGAGTTGATATCATTGTGGGTCTTCTGTCTTCTGACAATGCTGCTGCCCAGTCCAATGCAGCCTCCCTCTTGGCCCGTCTCATGTTGGCTTTCAGCGATAGCATCCCTAAAGTAATAGATTCTGGAGCTGTCAAAGCTTTGCTTCAGCTTGTGGGCCAGGAAAATGATGTTTCTGTCCGTGCTAGTGCTGCTGATGCTCTGGAAGCcctttcttcaaagtcaactgGGGCTAAAAAAGCTATTGTGAATGCAGATGGTCTTTCAGTTCTAATAGGGGCTATAGTTGCTCCATCTAAAGAGTGCATGCAAGGTGAGTGTGGGCAGGCTCTTCAAGGCCATGCCACACGGGCTTTAGCAAATATATGTGGTGGGATGTCTGCTTTAATTTTATATCTTGGAGAACTGTCACAGTCACCTCGCCTAGCTGCCCCGGTTGCTGATATAATTGGAGCTCTTGCATACACGCTGATGGTCTTTGAGCACAATTCTGGTGCAGATCAGGAATCTGTTAATGTAACAAAGATAGAGGATATTCTTGTAATGCTGCTAAAGCCTCAGGACAATAAGCTTGTTCAAGAGCGTGTCCTTGAGGCCATGGCTAGTCTATATGGCAACAACTCTCTCTCCAGTTGGCTCAATCATGCACAAGCAAAGAAGGTACTCATTGGACTTATAACAATGGCTGCCGTTGACGTGCAAGAGTATCTTATACCCTCTTTGACAAGCTTATGCTGTGATGGTACTGGAATATGGGAGTCCATTGGCAAGAGAGAAGGAATTCAGTTACTTATTTCATTGTTGGGGTTATCCAGTGAGCAGCATCAAGAATATGCTGTTCAGTTGCTGGCCATCTTAGCTGACCAAGTTGATGACAGCAAGTGGGCTATTACAGCTGCCGGTGGGATTCCTCCTCTGGTACAGTTATTAGAGACGGGTTCTCAGAAGGCAAAAGAGGATGCCGCTCATGTGTTGTGGAATTTGTGCTGTCACAGTGAAGATATTCGTGCATGTGTTGAAAGTGCAGGAGCCATCCCAGCATTTTTATGGCTTTTAAAAAGTGGTGGGTCAAGAGGACAAGAAGCATCAGCTAAGGCACTCACAAAGCTTGTCCCGAGAGCGGATTCTGCCACCATTAATCAATTGTTAGCTTTGCTCCTCGGTGACTCTCCAAGCTCGAAGGCCCATACTATCAGGGTATTGGGTCATGTTCTCATAATGGCGTCACACAATGATCTTGTGCATAAAGGTTCAGCAGCTAATAAAGGGCTGAGGTCTCTTGTCCAGGTCCTCAATTCATCAAATGAAGAAACTCAAGAGTATGCTGCGTCTGTCCTAGCTGATCTATTCAGCACAAGACAAGATATTTGTGATACTCTTGCAACTGATGAGATCGTGCATCCTTGCATGAAGCTATTGACCAGCAACACACAAGGTGTTGCAACACAGTCAGCTCGAGCATTGGGTGCTCTGTCCCGCCCTATGAAGACCAAAACAACAAGCAAGATGTCTTATTTTGCAGAAGGTGATGTCAAGCCCCTCATCAGACTGGCTAAAACTTCTTCCATTGATGCTGCTGAAACTGCAGTTGCTGCACTTGCCAATCTTCTCTCTGATCCCCAGATTGCTGCAGAAGCCCTGGCAGAAGATGTTGTTTCAGCTTTGATAAGAGTACTGGGTGATGGAACTTCAGAAGGTAAGAAGAATGCATCCCGTGCCCTTCGTCAATTCCTGAAGCATTTTCCTGTAGGTTATGTGCTCACAGGAAATGCTCAGTGTTGTTTTGCTATGCTTGCTATTGTTGATTCCTTAAATGCATTGGATATGGTTGGGACTGATGCTGCGGATGCTTTAGAAGTAGTAGCTCTTTTGGCTAGAACAAAACAGGGCGTGAACTTCACTTACCGTCCATGGTCTGCCCTTGCTGAAGTTCCATCAAGCTTAGAATCTCTTGTTCGCTGCCTGGCTGAAGGGCCTCCCCCACTTCAGGATAAGGCAATAGAAATTTTATCTAGGCTTTGTGATGAGCAACCAGTTGTGCTCGGTGATCTATTGATTGAAAGATCAAGATCCCTTGGTTCACTAGCTAACAGGGTAATGAACTCATCTAGTCTAGAAATCAGAGTTGGAGGAGCTGCGTTACTTATTTGTGCAGCAAAAGAGTACAAACAGAAGGCAATGGAAGTACTTGATGTATCAGGATATTTAAAACTGTTAGTGTATGCTTTAGTGGACATGATGAAGCAAAATTCTAGCTGCTCCTCTCTAGAAATTGAAGTCAGAACTCCTAGGGGTTTTATTGAAAGAACTGCATTCCACAAAGGTGACGAATTTGATGTCCCTGATCCAGCCATTGTCTTAGGGGGTACTGTTGCCTTGTGGTTGCTATGCATAATTGGTTCCTTTCATGCAAAGAGCAAACTCACAATTATGGAAGCCGGTGGTCTTGAGGTTCTATCTGACAAGCTTGCATGTTACACTTCCAATCCACAG GCAGAATATGAGGATACGGAAGGTATATGGATTAGTGCCTTACTCCTGGCTATTCTGTTTGAAGATGCAAATGTTGTTCTGTCACCTGTAACAATGTGCATCATTCCTTCACTTGCTCTTCTTTTGAGATCAGATGAGATGATTGATAGGTTCTTTGCTGCCCAGTCAATGGCCAGTCTTGTTTCTAATGGTAGTAAAGGAATAATTCTTGCCCTTGCAAATTCAGGTGCGGTTGCTGGATTAATAACCCTAATTGGTTATATAGAGTCCGACGTGCCTAACCTCGTTACTTTGTCAGAAGAGTTTTCTCTGGTACGAAATCCTGATCAAGTTGTTTTGGAGtaccttttttattttgaagatGTAAGAGTTGGATCAACAGCACGTAAGTCTATACCTCTCTTGGTGGATCTCTTGAGACCAATGCCAGAACGGCCTGGTGCCCCTCCATTTGCTGTTAAACTCTTGACCCGTATTGCCAATGGAAGtgatacaaataaattaattatgggtgaagctggagctctggaTGCTCTGACAAAGTACCTTTCTTTGAGCCCACAAGACTCCACAGAAGCTACAATAACTGAATTATTCAGAATATTATTCAGCAATCCCGATATCATTCGTTATGAAGCATCAGCTAGTTCTTTGAATCAACTCATAGCTGTTCTGCGTCTAGGGTCAAGAACTGCAAGATATAGTGCTGCAAGAGCTCTTCATGAACTATTTGACGCTGAGAACATCAGAGATTCTGATTTAGCAAGGCAGTCTATTCAACCATTGGTTGACATGCTTAACGCTGCATCAGAGAGTGAGCAAGAGGCTGCCCTTGTTGCGTTAATTAAGTTGACTTCAGGAAATTCTTCTAAAGCAGCTTTTTTTACTGATGGGCAGGGAAATCCACTGGAGAGTTTGTACAAAATACTGTCTTCTGCTTCATCCTTGGAATTGAGGAGAATTGCTGCACAACTCTGTTGTACTTTGTTTGATAATACCGAAGTCAGAGCAAGTGCAATTGCCTCAGAATGCGTAGAGCCCCTTATATCACTGATGCATTCTGATACAACTACAGCTGTAGAAGCTGgagtttgtgcttttgaaaAATTGTTGGATGATGAACACCGGGTGGAGCTTGCAATGGCCTATAATGTTGTGGATCTCCTTGTTGGATTAGTTTCTGGAACAAGCATGCTGCTCATTGAGGCCAGTGTCTGTTCTCTCATAAAGTTGGGGAAAGACCGGACCCCATGCAAATTGGATATGGTCAATGCTGGAATTATTGATAAATGTCTTGAGCTACTACCTGCTGCACCCAGTTCATTATGCTCTTCCGTGGCTGAATTGTTCCGCATTTTAACAAATAGTAATGCAATTGCTAGAAGTTTGGGTGCTGCACAAATTGTAGAACCTCTTTTTATAGTTTTACAACGTCCAGATTTCAATTTATGGGGACAGCACAGTGCATTACAAGCACTGGTAAATATTTTGGAGAAGCCACAAAGCCTTGCAACTTTAAAGCTTACACCTAGCCAAGTGATCGAGCCTCTAATTTCATTTCTGGAATCCCCATCTCAAGCCATCCAGCAGCTTGGCACAGAATTGCTATCTCATCTTCTTGCACAAGAACATTTTCAGCAAGATATTACAACAAAAAATGCAGTTGTTCCTCTTGTTCAGCTTGCAGGAATTGGAATATTAAACTTGCAGCAGACAGCGGTAAAGGCACTGGAAAAAATCTCAACAAGCTGGCCAAGGGCAGTTGCTGATGCTGGTGGTATCTTTGAGCTTGGAAAGGTTATTATTCAAGATGACCCTCAGCCACCTCATGCCCTGTGGGAATCAGCTGCTTTAGTTCTCTCAAATGTTCTGCGCTTCAACGCTGAATACTATTTTAAGGTTCCTGTGGTGGTTCTTGttaaaatgttgcattcaacaCTGGATAGCACCATCACGGTGGCCCTCAATGCGTTACTTGTTCATGAAAGGAATGATAATTTAAGTGCAGAACAGATGACTGATGGTGGTGCTATAGAAGCCTTGTTGGACCTTTTACGGTCTCATCAATGTGAAGAAGCTTCTGGAAGATTACTTGAAGCTCTATTTAACAATGTCAGGATACGACAAATGAAGGTCTCTCAGTATGCAATAGCACCGCTATCGCAGTATCTGTTAGATCCACAAACCAAATCGCAGTCTGGAAAACTTCTTGCTGCTCTTGCTCTGGGAGACCTTTCCCAACATGAAGGGCTTGCGAGAGCTAGAGATTCTGTTTCTGCATGTCGTGCATTGATAAGCTTGCTTGAAGAACAACCAACAGAAGAGATGAAAATGGTGTCAATTTGTGCATTGCAGAACTTTGTCATGAACAGCCGAACAAATAGGCGAGCTGTTGCTGAAGCTGGGGGCATACTGATTATTCAAGAACTACTACTGTCTCCGAATGCAGAAACTGCTGGGCAGGCAGCATTGCTTATcaaattcttgttttctaatcACACACTCCAAGAGTATGTATCAAATGAACTTATAAGATCTTTGACAG CTGCATTAGAGAGAGAGTTGTGGACCTCAGCAACTATTAATGAAGAGGTCTTGAGAGCCTTACATATGATATTCGTCAACTTCCCAAAGCTCCATATTTCTGAAGCAGCCACTCTCTGCATTCCCAATCTGATTGGAGCTCTTAAATCTGGTAGTGACACGGCTCAGGACGTTGTTTTGGACACCCTTTCCCTGTTGAGACATTCTTGGTCAACCATGCCAATAGATATTGCAAAGTCTCAGGCTGTGATTGCTGCCGAAGCCATTCCCATCCTACAAATGCTCATGAAAACCTGTCCACCAAGTTTCCAAGAGAGAGCAGACAGCCTGTTGCATTGCTTACCAGGTTGTTTGACTGTTACAATTAAGCGGGGGAACAACCTTAAACAGGCCATGGGAGGTACAAATGCTTTTTGTCGATTGACAATAGGCAATGGCCCTCCTCGACAAACCAAG GTAGTGAGCCACAGTACCTCTCCAGAATGGAAAGAAAGCTTTACGTGGGCATTTGATGTGCCTCCAAAGGGACAAAAGCTCCACATCATTTGCAAAAGCAAAAATACCTTCGGAAAG ACAACGCTGGGAAGAGTGACGATCCAAATTGACAAAGTTGTGAGTGAAGGAGTATACAGTGGATTATTCAGTCTAAATCATGACAGCAACAAAGATGGGTCTTCCCGTACACTAGAAATCGAGATTATCTGGTCCAACAGAATGGCCGACGAAGAAACTTGA
- the LOC103441543 gene encoding replication factor C subunit 3: MAEPITLMDIDDDDNPSVQPNNKGKNVVVSAAAPSHGKATPWVEKYRPQSLADVAAHRDIVDTIDRLTSENRLPHLLLYGPPGTGKTSTILAVARKLYGVQYHNMILELNASDDRGINVVRQQIQDFASTQSFSFGGDSAKSSVKMVLLDEADAMTKDAQFALRRVIEKYTKNTRFSLICNHVNKIIPALQSRCTRFRFAPLEEFHVSERLKHVIEAEGLDVPASGLAAVIRLSNGDMRRALNILQSTHMASQQITEEAVYLCTGNPLPKDIEQISYWLLNESFAESFKRISDMKARKGLALIDIVREVTMFVFKIMMPAEVRVKLINDLADIEYRLTFGCNDKLQLGSLIATFTKARSALVAAAK, from the exons ATGGCGGAGCCAATCACTCTCATGGACATCGACGACGATGACAACCCATCTGTACAACCCAACAACAAAGGCAAAAACGTCGTCGTCTCCGCCGCCGCCCCTTCCCACGGCAAAGCCACGCCGTGGGTCGAGAAGTACCGCCCTCAATCCCTCGCGGACGTCGCTGCTCACCGCGACATTGTCGACACCA TTGATAGGCTTACTAGTGAGAACAGATTGCCGCACCTCCTACTATATGGCCCTCCTGGTACTGGCAAAACTTCAACTATTCTTGCTGTGGCACGCAAGCTCTATGGAGTGCAGTACCACAATATGATTCTGGAGTTGAATGCATCCGATGACAGGGGGATCAATGTTGTGCGACAACAGATTCAAGATTTTGCTAGCACGCAGAGTTTCTCGTTTGG GGGTGATAGTGCAAAGTCATCTGTAAAAATGGTATTGCTGGATGAGGCGGATGCTATGACAAAGGATGCTCAATTTGCTTTGCGAAGGG TGATTGAGAAATACACAAAGAATACTAGGTTTTCACTAATTTGTAATCATGTCAACAAGATCATTCCAGCATTACAATCACGATGTACTCGTTTCCGATTTGCTCCACTTGAGGAGTTTCATGTCTCAGAGAGACTCAAACATGTTATAGAAGCTGAAGG GCTTGATGTGCCTGCGAGTGGCTTAGCGGCAGTTATACGGCTTAGCAATGGTGACATGAGAAGGGCTCTGAACATTTTGCAG TCAACTCATATGGCTTCACAGCAGATAACTGAAGAAGCGGTATATCTTTGCACAGGAAATCCATTGCCCAAAGATATTGAGCAAATATCTTACTGGCTTTTGAACGAATCATTTGCTGAGAGTTTCAAAC GAATATCTGACATGAAAGCAAGAAAAGGGTTGGCTTTGATAGATATTGTAAGAGAAGTGACCAT GTTCGTTTTTAAGATTATGATGCCCGCAGAAGTTCGAGTTAAATTGATTAATGATTTAGCTGACATAGA GTACAGGTTGACGTTTGGGTGCAATGATAAGTTGCAACTCGGATCACTGATAGCCACCTTCACAAAAGCTCGATCTGCACTTGTTGCTGCTGCGAAGTAG